The following proteins come from a genomic window of Acinetobacter baumannii:
- the edd gene encoding phosphogluconate dehydratase, whose translation MDLPNPVLAKVTERVIARSQKTRSAYLQRIEHAQGKFPARGALSCANLAHGFAGMEDNEKLIIKVGREPNIGIVSSYNEMLSAHAPYKTFPDIIKTAARENGGVAQFAGGVPAMCDGITQGNAGMELSLFSRETIAMGTAIALSHNMFDAALCLGVCDKIVPGLLIGALQFGYLPTIFVPAGPMSSGLSNDDKAKIRQQFATGQVGRDALLEAESAAYHGQGTCTFYGTANSNQMLMEVMGLHLPSAAFVHPHTPLRDALTAEAAKRVLDLTAERGNYTPIGHVIDEKAIINGIVALLATGGSTNHTLHLIAIARAAGILIDWDDFDELSAVVPLLAKIYPNGKADVNHFQAAGGVAFLIRNLLEAGLLHNDVTTVAGKGLQHYTKEPKLIDGKLTWVDGVVQSLDDKVLRSIDAPFQPDGGLRLMQGRLGRGVIKISAVAPEHRKVKAPAIVFDSQEAVQAAFDRGELHRDFIAVVRFQGARANGMPELHRLTPVLGVLQDQGFHVALVTDGRMSGASGKVPAVIHLSPEALLNGPIGKVQTGDMLIIDAEAGVLDIELDEQTWQSRPVAQPEHQAENEVGFGRELFGVFRAAAAPAEHGASVFGALVGEEPQGQI comes from the coding sequence ATGGACTTGCCGAATCCAGTATTGGCAAAAGTTACTGAACGTGTAATTGCGCGTAGCCAAAAAACTCGTTCTGCATATTTACAACGTATTGAACATGCCCAAGGCAAATTCCCAGCTCGTGGTGCACTCTCATGTGCCAACCTGGCTCATGGTTTTGCTGGCATGGAAGATAATGAAAAATTAATTATTAAAGTTGGCCGTGAACCAAATATTGGCATTGTGTCTTCATATAATGAAATGCTTTCAGCACATGCCCCATATAAAACATTCCCTGACATTATAAAAACAGCTGCACGTGAAAATGGTGGTGTTGCACAGTTTGCGGGCGGTGTACCGGCAATGTGTGATGGTATTACTCAAGGTAATGCCGGTATGGAATTATCATTATTTTCACGTGAAACCATTGCGATGGGGACTGCGATTGCACTTTCCCATAACATGTTCGATGCCGCATTGTGTCTCGGGGTATGCGATAAGATTGTTCCGGGCTTGCTGATTGGTGCTTTGCAGTTTGGTTATCTACCAACCATTTTTGTCCCTGCGGGGCCAATGAGTAGCGGTTTGTCGAATGATGATAAAGCTAAAATCCGCCAGCAATTCGCGACAGGTCAAGTAGGACGCGATGCCTTACTTGAAGCTGAATCGGCTGCCTATCATGGTCAGGGCACATGTACATTCTATGGTACTGCGAACAGTAACCAAATGTTGATGGAGGTGATGGGCTTACATTTACCAAGTGCGGCATTTGTTCATCCTCATACGCCATTACGTGATGCGCTCACTGCCGAAGCTGCTAAACGTGTACTTGACTTAACTGCCGAGCGAGGCAACTACACGCCGATTGGCCATGTTATTGATGAAAAAGCCATTATTAATGGTATTGTGGCTTTATTGGCTACAGGCGGTTCAACCAACCATACGTTACATCTGATTGCGATTGCGCGTGCGGCTGGCATCTTAATTGACTGGGATGACTTTGATGAGTTGTCTGCAGTTGTTCCATTGCTCGCAAAAATCTATCCAAATGGCAAGGCCGATGTAAACCATTTCCAAGCTGCGGGTGGGGTAGCCTTCCTTATTCGTAACTTACTTGAGGCTGGTTTGTTACATAACGATGTGACGACCGTCGCTGGTAAAGGTTTACAGCATTACACCAAAGAACCGAAATTGATTGACGGTAAGCTTACTTGGGTTGACGGGGTAGTTCAAAGCCTTGATGACAAAGTACTCCGTAGCATTGATGCGCCGTTTCAGCCAGATGGCGGCTTGCGCTTAATGCAAGGTCGCCTTGGCCGTGGTGTTATCAAGATTTCTGCGGTTGCGCCAGAGCACCGTAAAGTGAAAGCACCGGCAATTGTTTTTGACTCGCAAGAAGCGGTACAGGCAGCGTTTGATCGTGGTGAATTGCACCGAGACTTTATTGCGGTTGTTCGTTTCCAAGGTGCGCGTGCTAATGGTATGCCTGAGTTGCACCGCTTGACTCCTGTGTTGGGTGTTTTACAAGATCAAGGCTTCCATGTTGCATTAGTAACCGATGGTCGTATGTCTGGTGCTTCAGGCAAAGTACCGGCAGTCATTCATTTGTCTCCAGAAGCGTTATTGAATGGTCCGATTGGCAAAGTTCAAACCGGAGATATGTTAATCATTGATGCTGAAGCTGGTGTACTCGATATTGAGTTAGATGAGCAGACTTGGCAGTCACGTCCTGTTGCTCAACCAGAACATCAGGCAGAAAACGAAGTTGGTTTTGGCCGTGAATTATTTGGTGTGTTCCGTGCGGCAGCAGCGCCTGCTGAACATGGCGCATCTGTGTTTGGTGCACTTGTTGGCGAAGAGCCACAAGGGCAGATTTAA
- the eda gene encoding bifunctional 4-hydroxy-2-oxoglutarate aldolase/2-dehydro-3-deoxy-phosphogluconate aldolase: MSKIEDVVKLGPVIPVLAFDSAEQGEHVSRALHAGGVKVLEITLRTAAGLAAIERASQLADDIVVGVGTITKPEHCAQAKKAGAKFGVSPGLTKDLHLAAQDAGLPLLPGVMTPSDLIQAIELGYDIVKFFPAQQAGGVEMLKAFYGPFPNLRFCPTGGITAETAPDFLKQPNVVCVGGSWLTPKPVVAAQDWAEITRLAQIASQL; this comes from the coding sequence ATGAGCAAGATTGAAGATGTTGTCAAATTAGGTCCAGTAATTCCGGTGTTGGCTTTTGACTCTGCCGAACAAGGTGAACATGTCTCACGTGCGTTGCATGCTGGTGGTGTAAAGGTACTGGAAATTACTTTACGTACAGCTGCTGGGCTTGCTGCCATTGAACGTGCATCTCAGTTAGCAGATGACATTGTGGTAGGTGTAGGAACGATTACTAAGCCTGAGCATTGTGCGCAAGCTAAAAAGGCTGGTGCTAAATTTGGGGTATCACCTGGTTTGACCAAAGACTTGCATTTGGCTGCACAAGATGCAGGTTTACCTCTTTTACCAGGCGTAATGACACCGAGTGATCTCATTCAAGCGATTGAGTTGGGCTACGACATTGTGAAGTTTTTCCCTGCTCAACAGGCAGGTGGGGTTGAGATGCTAAAAGCATTTTATGGTCCATTTCCAAACTTACGTTTCTGCCCAACAGGTGGAATTACAGCAGAGACAGCTCCAGATTTTTTAAAGCAACCTAATGTGGTGTGTGTAGGTGGGTCATGGTTAACGCCTAAACCTGTTGTCGCTGCACAAGATTGGGCTGAAATTACCCGTTTAGCCCAAATTGCAAGTCAGTTGTGA